A stretch of the Candidatus Curtissbacteria bacterium genome encodes the following:
- a CDS encoding YibE/F family protein, producing MPRLIFKLFVSFFALLLLVFSTTNSVYAQDQNQQPLVPPSQEEISTAKIVEVLEEGEKEIVGNKYPYQIVKVKFLDGSEKDRETTLDHGKKFSISRNQTVEEGQKVVVIKSSIEGIGTEYHIIDKYRLDKVIAIVLAFFVLVVGLARLKGLGSIVGLVISLAVIVKLIVPQILAGRDPLVVSIAGSFVIMISTIYLAHGFSKRTTIAVSSTLVTLIFSGILSLIFVNLSQLTGGGSEDAYSLRFGQTSNINLKGLLLGGMIIGSLGVLDDITTSLVATISEIAKSNPKLKFAQLAKSGYRVGVEHITSLVNTLVLAYAGVALPIFLFIVLNPTKQPLWFILNSEFLAEEVIRTMAGSFGLLLAVPITTISAAWYFSRKK from the coding sequence ATGCCAAGGTTAATTTTTAAACTTTTCGTCTCCTTCTTTGCTTTATTACTTCTGGTTTTCTCGACTACAAATAGTGTTTATGCGCAGGACCAAAACCAGCAACCGCTTGTTCCTCCTTCGCAAGAGGAAATCTCGACGGCAAAAATTGTCGAGGTTTTAGAGGAGGGTGAAAAGGAAATTGTCGGCAATAAATATCCGTACCAAATAGTGAAAGTTAAATTTTTGGATGGGTCGGAAAAGGATCGCGAGACGACACTTGACCATGGTAAAAAGTTTTCGATAAGTCGGAATCAGACGGTAGAAGAAGGACAAAAGGTTGTCGTTATTAAAAGTAGTATCGAAGGCATTGGGACGGAATACCACATTATAGACAAGTACCGACTAGATAAGGTAATTGCGATTGTTTTGGCTTTTTTTGTTCTAGTCGTTGGACTCGCAAGGCTTAAAGGGTTGGGTTCTATTGTTGGGCTCGTGATTAGCCTCGCTGTAATTGTTAAATTAATCGTTCCTCAAATTTTAGCTGGGCGTGACCCGCTTGTTGTCAGCATCGCGGGTTCATTCGTTATTATGATCAGTACTATCTATCTTGCACACGGATTTTCCAAAAGGACTACCATCGCGGTTTCCTCAACACTTGTGACGCTTATATTTTCGGGCATTCTTTCGCTGATATTCGTTAATCTTTCACAGCTTACTGGGGGAGGAAGTGAAGACGCTTATTCTCTTCGGTTTGGGCAAACGAGCAACATTAATTTAAAGGGTTTGCTGTTAGGCGGAATGATCATCGGGTCGTTGGGTGTTCTTGACGATATTACGACGAGCCTGGTTGCAACGATTTCGGAAATTGCAAAAAGTAATCCGAAATTAAAATTCGCCCAGCTGGCAAAAAGCGGTTACAGGGTGGGTGTTGAGCATATAACATCCCTCGTAAATACTTTGGTTCTCGCATATGCAGGAGTTGCTCTTCCAATTTTTCTATTCATTGTTTTGAACCCTACGAAGCAACCACTGTGGTTTATATTAAATAGCGAATTTTTGGCAGAAGAAGTAATAAGAACTATGGCAGGAAGCTTTGGGTTACTTTTGGCGGTGCCAATTACAACAATTTCTGCCGCTTGGTATTTTTCAAGAAAAAAATAA